ACAGAAGAAAACATGGTTGGAAACGTAGTTTCAAAATATCTAAGCTGTTTTAAGCTGCAAAGCGGACTTCAAGAAACATAGGTTTGAATAAAAACTGTAAATAAGCCTAGCTTAATAATATTGAAACTTATAAACTTATAATTAAACACGAATTAAACTTATTCCAATataataatttcctttttttttttcatacattatatattattattattattcaaatatttattttttgtgtaccTGATCGGACACTTTGTCATTGGCGCTTGATTGCTGACtgatttgttttgcttggCTCGTGCAAAAGAGCCTGTGATCCCGGAAATCCTATCACAACTTGTGGCAGGTGTTTTTGTATCGTTAGAAATTCCTATTGATACTAGAATGTTCACTGTTTTTACAGGCAACCAATGCCTGAGTGTTAAAGGCAATTGCCATTTGTTCTATAAATAATTGTGGTACACATTTTATTGAAACTATAGCAGAACTTGACACGAAATCCGGTTTTTACCATTGACTGTGACAGCACTTGATTTGATCACTTGTTACCATGCTATAAtagtaattaaaatatttgtataacatttttagtttattttaagcTCGAATTATGTCAGCTGTTAATTTACGTTCAATTAGggaattttgaatttttccaGATTTTAAGAGTAGATTTTTATACGTGAATAGCTTTGGGATTTTCACTAAGCTAACTCGTATAAAAGCGTGGTTAAGTACTGAAAACCATTCAGTTATCTTTCAGTTTCGGCAACAAAAActtcttttaatattaaatatatattttctctaATAGTTGGTAATATATCACTTTAAAAACGCGACATTTCTGGCATTGATCTTATCTTAAATTGTCTCTAACTCTTCCAATTGAATTACCGCCACTTTAAAATACCGCTTAGAAGCGCTAATAAATCATTAAAGTTTATAAACATTGTCATTAGCTGACAGCTCGGGTTGCCAATTGAGAACGCCTCACAATGCATGGGGGCGTGACCAGTCCATTATCTCcgcggcgtatacttaatctACGTATACTTAATCTTTTTGTCTTGAGCTTGTTCGTCACTTTCACTTTTGGCAATTTATATTCGCTATTTACGGCAGTTGTTCGAgttgtttgggttttgtttgCTCAAGAGACTGTCGGTGATGTAGTTCGTGTTTAGGTTATTGTTTTAGTTGTTGATTGTTTGAGTTAACAATAAGTCCAAGTGAACTCTGGGCAACAAATAAGCACTTTGAGGCATTTCCGCTGCGGAAAAACCATCAGTTTCTGTCTGTTTTGTGTGTCCCAATGGAAATGGTGTGAAAAATGGTCGTGTATTTGCCATTTTATGCGACTAATATTTGGCCAAATAACTTATGGCAGTTTCTCTTTCGCTTCAGATTTCCGAATTCGCGTTGAAGACAGTTGTTGAATCGCAATCGagtcaaatgcaaatgcacatCGACGGCGAATGAATTGACAATGACAAAAAGTATTAGACGTCCGCCCCCCTTTAGTTGTAACCAAGTTCTCCTTACCTATGTGGTGAGTATCCCCTATCGCAGAACATCTTAATATACCTCAAAGTCTTTGTTCTACAGATACTAGCTTATACAGTAGCCGCCCACAGCTCGCCCCCGCCATGTGGCCTCTATGGAGCCCCGCCTTGCCAGTTCCTCCCGGCGCCACCTGGACAAACGCCCACCTGTGCCCGTCCAGGAAAGACGTACTGCGAGCACGCGGATAACTATCCCACGTGAGTACAGGATCTCAAGGGACTAACACTGTTTAAGTGAGATTTTATTTCATCTTCATTGGAGAATCAACTTAAACCCTAAGGGTTCCAAAAGGAAATAGGGAATATAGCTAAGTTACTAGGCTTACACAAACCACATGTTAACTAATCACAATTATGTATTCTTGAAAACTAAGACAGAATCTTCAGAGTCACCCAAAACTGCATTCCATAAACTACTAATTAAAGTTGAAATTAGCGTACTGATTTCTAAATCAAATACCGCACAACCAATCAGTGTCATTACCGTAAGCATATGAgcaaaaatatcacaaaatgCATAAAACAAAAGGCTTGGCTCCCATCAATATTCATgtcattaaaatgcatttcaaaCAAATGTTTGGCCACGAGACAAATTCGGTTCCAATTTAATTCGCTATAGAAATCGAAACTTGTTCGCTGGCATCGCATTAGCATAGGAGCATCGAGTGAGTATCTTTTGTGGCTGCTTCCGCGACAAGCTCTCAGCTGCTCAGATACTAAGATAGTGAGATACTCAGATGGTGAGATACTCGAAGTGATGCGGTTTGGGTGCTTCTGCTCTCAGCCTGCAGGGCGAATGCCTTGACCCAATAAACTTGAATTGACAGTTCAAGacactttttgtttggctcCTACTCTAGCACTAGCACATATGTAGTATCTGGCGACTATGCGACGACTAGCCGCGTGCTTCTCGAATATTTATGAATGCCTCCAATGAATAATAGTGTCTTCGGGGCATCATAAGTTGCTTGGACCGGCGTTTTGGCGCGTGAGCCAGGGTATTTTGGGTGTGCTTCAGATTTCCTCGCAGAACAACGTGTTTTTTCAATGAATAAAACATGCTGCTTATATTGATGTTTTAAAACTATTTGTGTTATATATCTGATAAGACTTGGGATTTTAAGATATTAACATTCAAGTTCGGAATCCAAAACACATACTcagcaaaataaaaccaaaaggaatatttattacattttggTTGTAATTATGAACAAAATAACTTACTTAAAACGAATTCTTAAGTTCTTGTCATAGTTTTAAGTCGCTGCAAAACAGATTCCAATGAAAGAGCATCTGTTATTCACCACATTGCCCTTAAAGTGCATCTTGTGTCTTACGTGTTCAAAGTTGGCTCTCCAATGTTGTAGTTTTAGCTGTTTGTTTATCATCCGCCTTCACGCGACTGGTTGGCCATGTTTGTTTGTCTATTTTTAGAGCATTTCTTTGGttcgcatttaaataaaatgtgcgTTAGTTGGTAATGGTAATGCGAATGGCTTGATAAGCCTCGGCGCCGACGCGGCAATTAAATAGGCATTTTTATTACAATGCTTGCATTGGAATTTCTGTGTGTTGCACAATTTccaaaaaattaaagttatGGGGAAGCCCCAAGCGGGTTTtttactaaataaatatagctGGGGTCTTTTCCGCCCCTTAACCCTTACCTTTCTCTGCCTGTTTTTGTGGCACGTGACGTGCGTGCGATGCCTGTTgataagaaaagttaaataaacataaaaccGAGACACTgccaatttattatttacgaTGTCTGCGCCTCccaatttttttctgttttttttttttgcttgcccGGCGGCCGCATATTAATTATGATACTCATATTTGATTTGGCTTGGGCAACGCCGCAATTACCATTTCCATACCAATTTCTGGCACTTGTCAGTCAGCCGCTCTGTGACTTGCATAATGTGCTGGCTCCGACAAGTGGCGATGCTTTCCCAGCCTGTTAACCATCGCAGCTTGCATCACTCATTGTTTCCCACTGCAcgcaggaaaaaaaaaatctgaaaaataaGGTCATTTTCCTCTTGTTATGAgcacacagaaaacaaatcTTTGCAACCCGTTGCACTTACATATGttatattgtaatatttttatactgAGCATCTTTTTAATGGTAATAACAATGAGCAATTttattctatattttataGGTATCTCATCAAGAGCCTCGTTCGAAAGTGGGGCTATGAGGCCGCCACTCTGTTGGTGGACGAAACGTGGGAGGATTTTGCGGCTGTGGCGTGGCACGATACTCCCGTCTTCTACGATCCCAAGTCCATCTTCCCGCCCCGGGATCCCAATGCCCAGGACTTTAATGGATATAGTTACCAGACACCGTTCGCTGGTAATGCCCAGAGGCCGACTGGCGGTGGCAACTCGCTCTTCGCCAGCACTCCCTCCACGGAAGCGCCCACGTGAGTACTCGATGGGGATATGAAGAATATGACCAGCAATTTAAGCTCACCTGTTCCGCTAACTGGGTTTTAATGTTGTTCGAGGTCTTTATTAAGATTCGATTTGTTTGCACCACAGGAAAGAGAAAACTTTGGCCCAACAATGCAGATCTTGACCTCGAAAGTTGTATTACTACAATGAGTTCATCAGTGGCTTTTAAGAAcctaattaaaattgtattactTTTAACACAACTCACAAATGCAatgattttcaaattaaaattggtGGCGTGAGGCTTTGAAGCTTTTATTAGatcaaatatataattgttatggtatttttgtataattctatatccattttaaattttaaggTACCTTCTGTACACCTCCTCCGGTGGAGGTCATCGCTCGGGCCATCGTTACAACTCCCAGGGCGGAGGCACCTCATCATCTTCCGGCGGTCACGTGTACTTCAATCACGGCGGCAAATCGACTCCCTACAATGCCACGCTCTGGCTGAAGCGCTTGGTCAGGGATCTCAGTAGGAAACAGAAGCAAGCCGACGAGGTtaaggaggaggaggtggtgcaGCCGGAGGATGAGCAGACGGAGGCGGCCAAGGAGCAAGACGACCCGGCAGAGGATCACTCACAAAGCAAGCGCGATGTCTCGCTCAACATGGATCTCTTGGATATTGTGGGCGTGGAGGCGCCCAATCCGCTGAAAAAGCGTTCGAGGACAAAGCGCCAAAGTCCGGGACGCTCCACCCTCTGCCAGACGACCTCGCAGTTCATCACCCCGCAGGCGGCACTGAATAGTCGCGGCAACTGGATGTTCGTGGTCAATGAGCAGAACACCGCGCGCCAAATGGTCAAGGCGGAGCTTTGCGCGTAAGTACTACTTTGGGGTTTTTGGGAAATCGATGAAAGCGTATTTAATGGGATGAAAAATCAGTTTATTCTTGtacgtttttcttttttatataactTAAGCCCTCTCCATATCAACAGCCTTATTCATAATTCAATCTATCTGAATATATTCTACATACATTTGACACATGGGTGGTGTCTCGGCTAAGCGCGCTGTGCACCTGAGCACTGCTTGAACGTTAACGGTTTGAAGGCATGATATGCcttattttgaattttcatttgcataatataatacatttcaattcaattcaaatttgtataatactattaatttACATTGTTACCCTTTGAAAGATCGTTTCTCGCTTCACTGCAATCAGTCAAAAATTCTATATTGAAACGATAGAACTGGTAAGGGGCCTCTATGAATtgttatttttgaaatattcgAAAGCATTATGAAATAATGTGAGTGACTTGTCCAGCCAGCCGAACTTAAAGTAGCCTTTTGCGCTCATTACGCGGATTTATTCCTCCTGATCCTATGGTAACCCCTTAACGAATTCGGCACTTGTAATCAGTGGCTAGGTGTCATGCCAACCCCATTTCAAAGTTATTAATTCGCAGCGGGCGTCCGAGGTTTCCCCCTCTcatatttgtgtgtgtttttgagACTAGGGGAAGTCCCTCGTCGGTCATCTCTTTCTGGCATCTATAGCTCTCCCTTTCGCATCGGGCACGTGGTTAGTGCAGGTCGAACTAAGACCGTTTATACGGTGTCATAATTGCGGTTAAACGAATTATCACACCCCGAAAAATGAGTGAGAAATACCAAAGCAGGGCACCGTCTGCCATTAGGCCATGTCCTTGTCCGCCGTTTGTTTCATTCCCCTCTGCTTGGTTCTtcccctttttatttttattattttttttttttttgatgcgTGCGCTACTTGAAAAACCTTTCCACACTCATTCGGAAAAAGCGCAAACAAATGGCAGGACCAACAATTGGGGTGAGGTGGTTTCTGGGctctgggttctgggttctaGTTCTTTGGGTTGGGTCAACGTTGCCCTAATTGTTGCCCGTTCGTCCCgctccccttccccttccgCGTTGCCAATGCCACTTGTTGTTGGTACTGAACCCGGTACTTGGCGCAATTTGTTTAACGAAATGGAGTACCTACGCAGGCGCGCATAAATCTTTGCCGACGAACAGCTGGGAGCAGAGCTACACACAGAgaaatacgagtatatttgatattaaatgttttcataGCAACAGTAGGAGTAAGTGCGAGTACCAGAGCACATTTCTTGTAGTTGTGTTACTTATATTTTGAAAACTGGTTATCTTTTGTTAGGTATTCCCGTGCTtgctaatatttatttgcagtgCAGGGATTGTACCGTTGCTGCTTCCGCTCAGGCGGCGACTAAGTCTGCGACTCCTTATCAATTACGTACGATTCCCGTTTTAACGAGTTCGTTAAACTTTCAACTCTGGTCCGCCTTGGTCCGCCTTAGTCCGCCTGCAACTGGAGATCCGCGCATTTCCTCCTTCGAAGGAGTCGCAGCCGGCGCTCCTTATTTACGGCCAGCGGCCCACAACTAAATTCTGGGCAATTGTTGATTTTTAGCATTTGGTATTTCGCATTCGCATCGGCACTTATACCGAATCCGTTTATTTTCCAGCTCGAACACCTGCTCGAACCTGTGCGAATTGCCCAACGGCTAC
This portion of the Drosophila santomea strain STO CAGO 1482 chromosome 3L, Prin_Dsan_1.1, whole genome shotgun sequence genome encodes:
- the LOC120450007 gene encoding protein spaetzle 5, whose product is MTKSIRRPPPFSCNQVLLTYVILAYTVAAHSSPPPCGLYGAPPCQFLPAPPGQTPTCARPGKTYCEHADNYPTYLIKSLVRKWGYEAATLLVDETWEDFAAVAWHDTPVFYDPKSIFPPRDPNAQDFNGYSYQTPFAGNAQRPTGGGNSLFASTPSTEAPTYLLYTSSGGGHRSGHRYNSQGGGTSSSSGGHVYFNHGGKSTPYNATLWLKRLVRDLSRKQKQADEVKEEEVVQPEDEQTEAAKEQDDPAEDHSQSKRDVSLNMDLLDIVGVEAPNPLKKRSRTKRQSPGRSTLCQTTSQFITPQAALNSRGNWMFVVNEQNTARQMVKAELCASNTCSNLCELPNGYNSRCEQKFVQKRLIALQGNGQNLYTDTFWFPSCCVCTIAAN